The region TTGATACGGCCAATGCCTTAACACAAACTGTCGCAACACCGCCGGAAGAGCTGAGATTTATTGATTTACTTTTTAAAGGCGGATGGGTTATGATCCCGCTTGCCGCTCTGGCGTTTCTTGGGTTAGTTATTTTCGTTGAACGTTATATTACAATAAGGAAGGCGTCGAGGATGGAGTCTAACCTTATGCTGCAGATCAAACAATACATACATGATGGCAGGCTGGAGAATGCCATTGCACTTTGCCGTAACAACAACTCTCCTCTTGCAAGGATGTTGGAAAAAGGATTAAAACGAATCGGAAGACCAATAAAGGATATAGAAGCTGCCATTGAGAACAACGGCAAACTTGAAGTCTCCAAGCTCGAAAAAAACATCAATATTTTAGGTATTATCGCAGGTATAGCACCTATGCTTGGATTCGTAGGAACGATTATTGGGGTAATTACTATCTTTCATGACGTTTCCATCAAAGGCGCAATTGAAATAGGAACCATTTCAGGCGGATTATACACCAAGATGATCACATCAGCCACCGGGTTAATCATTGGTATCATCGCCTATGTACTGTACCACATTCTAAATATGATGGTGGAGCGTATCATCCTCCGGATGGAGACCGATGCCATCGAATTTATTGATCTACTTGAGGAGCCTGGGAAATAATGAATCTACGTAAAAGAAATAAAGGGACTGTAGAGGTACACACTTCAGCATTAAATGACATCATGTTCTTTTTATTGCTGTTTTTTCTTCTTGCATCGGCTGTAGTTAACCCTGAAGTAGTGAAATTGCTGTTGCCTCGCTCTGAGTCGGGCCAACAATCTTCAGCGCAAAAAACCGTTACTGTTTCTATAGATGAAGATTTAAACTACTTCGTAGAAAAACAGCGTACCACTTTAGAAGATCTTCAGGCGAATATAGAGACATATCAGCGTGTATCTCCCGACCTTACCATAGTACTGTACGTGGCGAGAGGTGTTTCTATAGAGAATACCATGCTCGTTTTTGATGTTGCCAACAAATTGAAACTCAAAGTAGTACTTGCTGTCGAACCGAAAAAATAATGGCATACTATAAAGAAGAGAATAACTATCCTAAGGCCTTAGCCATATCTTCAGGAATAATGGCCGCCCTGCTCCTGTTGAGCATATTTATTGTTATAGGGAAATTTGAGCCTGTGGAAGCAGGTATGGGAGGGATTGTTGTGAATTACGGAACTTCTGTAGAGGGCATGGGGACGGACTATACCAGTATCGAGGAACCCTCGGCCGATCCGAATGCGAATCAAAAGGCTCCAGACAAAGTGGTGACGACCGAGCCAACGCCTCAGCAGCCTACTTCGGAAAATAGCGACAAAGAAATTGTAACCCAGAATACGGAAGAAGCCGTAAGTGTGAATACAAAAACCAATAGCAAAAGTTCCACGGTGTCTCCAACCACGGAGAAAAAGTCAGACGCTCCCGTGATCAATCAAAATGCCCTTTATAAGGGAAAGGCCAACAAGGGAACCGGATCTGGCGACGGAACTGGCTCTACACCTGGTAATCAGGGCGACCGTGACGGCGACCCGCTTTCCAACAACTATGGCGAAGGTGGATCTGGCTTTGGAGAGACTCCTATTGCATTAAGGAGATTTACAAACCTGGTCCTGCCGCGTGATGATGGACAAAAAACCGGAAAAATTGCCGTGAGAATCCAGGTGAATAAGGCAGGTGTAGTGGTTGGCGCTGTTCCTGGTGTGAAAGGCACGACGTTAAACGACCGCGAACTATGGCAGAAATGTAAGGAAGCCGTCATGGGCGCACGATTGTCTGCCGCTGAAAATGCACCGGAGCTGCAAATAGGCGTAGTAGTATTCAATTTCAAGGTCAAATAACAACACGTTTTTCGGCATGGATTACGAACAGACGGTTGACTACTTATATAGTAAATTGCCTATGTTCACCAAGGTGGGTAGCATAGCGATAAAGAAAGATCTCCACAACATTCGAAGCCTTTGCTCAAGGCTTAACAATCCTCAAAGTCGCTTTAAGAGCATCCACGTCGGTGGTACAAACGGCAAAGGCTCAACTTCTCATATGTTAGCCGCCATACTTCAAACGGCTGGTTATAAAACTGGCTTGTACACTTCCCCCCATCTTAAAGACTTCCGGGAAAGGATAAAAGTGGACGGCAAGATGATCGGAAAGCAATCCGTCACCAATTTTATCACCGAAAACAGGAGCTTTATTGAAACCATTGAACCGTCTTTTTTTGAAGTTACCGTTGCTATGGCCTTCTCCTACTTTGCGCAGGAGCAGGTAGATGTGGCCATCATAGAGGTCGGCCTGGGTGGGCGCCTTGACTCCACAAATATCATTATGCCCGAGTTATCCGTTATTACAAACATCAGTTTAGACCACACCAGCATTCTAGGGGATACATTAAAGGAAATAGCCTATGAGAAAGCTGGAATCATAAAACCTTGGATTCCTGCTGTAATTGGGGAATCACATCCTGAAACCGATGAGGTATTTGAGCGGAAAGCGAATGACGCCCATGCAGAACTACATTTTGCTGACAGGCATATGCAGGTTGAGCGTGTTACAAAGGCGGCTGACTTTATGGATGTAGCTGTTGCCTATGCATCTTCCATGAAGGAACTGCGCCTCGACCTGACCGGCAGCTACCAGTTAAAAAACATCCTCACCGTCTTGCAATCAGTAGAGATCATGCGAACGAAAGGCTTTCAGATAAGCGATGAAGCCTTACATTATAGTCTACAGCATGTCAAAGAAATTACGGGCCTGCAAGGAAGGTGGCAGAAGTTAGGTGATCATCCCCTGATATTCTGCGATACGGGTCATAATGTAGCAGGGATAAGCGAAATCGTTACCAATATCAAGGCTTTATCTTACACCAACCTCCATATGGTGATCGGAATGGTGAAAGACAAAGATATCACTGGAGTGCTGAAACTGCTGCCCAAAGATGCCATCTATTATTTTTGTCATCCTCAACTTGAACGTGCTTTAGATTCAACCGAACTAGGAGCTATCGCCGAGCGCTACGGCCTTAATGGAGAATCATATGGCAGCGTTCAGGACGCAGTAAGAGCAGCCAAAACAAACGCGCAAAAATCCGATCTCATCTTTATTGGGGGCAGCACCTTTGTAGTGGCAGAAGCACTATAAAATCTTTACATTAACCGCTTTCCTAGCTCAACTCCTCTTGTTAACTTTGGAACCTTAACACATAAGAATGAAAAAAATCCATCTGTTTTTCCTTTTAGTTGTCCTGCTCTCTACCGATTTAGCGGCCCAGAAAAAAAACACTGCTGTAAACAGCAGGAATGGACCAGGAGTGACAAGGCCAAAACTCATAGTAGGCATGGTTGTAGACCAGATGCGATGGGACTTTCTATATCGATATTCCGAAAGGTATTCTAAAGGAGGAATTAAGCGGCTGTTGCGCCAGGGGTTTTCGGCCGAAAACACTTTCATACCGTACATACCTACCTATACAGCTTGCGGACATGCCAGCGTGTATACCGGATCGGTCCCGGCAATAAACGGAATTATAGGCAATGACTGGTACGATCGCGATCTGAAACGAAATATTTACTGTGCCGAGGATACCAGCGTCAAGACAGTAGGGAGCAACACAAGAGCCGGACTCATGTCGCCAAAGAATATGCTGTCTACCAGCATTACCGATGAGCTCAAACTCGCCACGAATTTCAAAAGTAAAGTAATCGGCATCTCCCTGAAAGACCGGGGCTCCATCCTGCCTGCTGGCCATACCGCAGACGCGGCCTATTGGTTTGATGGTCAGACGGGCGACTGGATCAGCAGTACATACTATATGGAGCAGCTTCCCGCCTGGCTTCAGGAATACAATAGAAAAAAAACAGTAAACACCTAT is a window of Pedobacter faecalis DNA encoding:
- a CDS encoding bifunctional folylpolyglutamate synthase/dihydrofolate synthase: MDYEQTVDYLYSKLPMFTKVGSIAIKKDLHNIRSLCSRLNNPQSRFKSIHVGGTNGKGSTSHMLAAILQTAGYKTGLYTSPHLKDFRERIKVDGKMIGKQSVTNFITENRSFIETIEPSFFEVTVAMAFSYFAQEQVDVAIIEVGLGGRLDSTNIIMPELSVITNISLDHTSILGDTLKEIAYEKAGIIKPWIPAVIGESHPETDEVFERKANDAHAELHFADRHMQVERVTKAADFMDVAVAYASSMKELRLDLTGSYQLKNILTVLQSVEIMRTKGFQISDEALHYSLQHVKEITGLQGRWQKLGDHPLIFCDTGHNVAGISEIVTNIKALSYTNLHMVIGMVKDKDITGVLKLLPKDAIYYFCHPQLERALDSTELGAIAERYGLNGESYGSVQDAVRAAKTNAQKSDLIFIGGSTFVVAEAL
- a CDS encoding energy transducer TonB yields the protein MAYYKEENNYPKALAISSGIMAALLLLSIFIVIGKFEPVEAGMGGIVVNYGTSVEGMGTDYTSIEEPSADPNANQKAPDKVVTTEPTPQQPTSENSDKEIVTQNTEEAVSVNTKTNSKSSTVSPTTEKKSDAPVINQNALYKGKANKGTGSGDGTGSTPGNQGDRDGDPLSNNYGEGGSGFGETPIALRRFTNLVLPRDDGQKTGKIAVRIQVNKAGVVVGAVPGVKGTTLNDRELWQKCKEAVMGARLSAAENAPELQIGVVVFNFKVK
- a CDS encoding ExbD/TolR family protein, producing MNLRKRNKGTVEVHTSALNDIMFFLLLFFLLASAVVNPEVVKLLLPRSESGQQSSAQKTVTVSIDEDLNYFVEKQRTTLEDLQANIETYQRVSPDLTIVLYVARGVSIENTMLVFDVANKLKLKVVLAVEPKK
- a CDS encoding MotA/TolQ/ExbB proton channel family protein; the protein is MFTLLQAATDTANQIIDTANALTQTVATPPEELRFIDLLFKGGWVMIPLAALAFLGLVIFVERYITIRKASRMESNLMLQIKQYIHDGRLENAIALCRNNNSPLARMLEKGLKRIGRPIKDIEAAIENNGKLEVSKLEKNINILGIIAGIAPMLGFVGTIIGVITIFHDVSIKGAIEIGTISGGLYTKMITSATGLIIGIIAYVLYHILNMMVERIILRMETDAIEFIDLLEEPGK